A genomic region of Pseudomonas migulae contains the following coding sequences:
- a CDS encoding TcfC E-set like domain-containing protein translates to MFPMTPIATALALCFCANALAAPMNNGQTPRSLLAQAKGLPSEFEEHFFDVPLAVRVELDQQLLGEAMVVLTRDDRITLVDFTDVSDSAIKASERDTWSSYLKQGVALGGCQARCPEQLLAVHYSLENSLVSILTENAERDGQAQRYYALPEGGSTGLIVRNQLNLNGGQNQDLGGRYGLEASSSLGNWTQAVNVQLSRLGGVDNQLYHSVNELFTQRELEGNFLRLGLFTPSSEGLTRQPRTFGASPDTAVGVMYGSSDSLAINNPKPAVYPVYVTANRQGSVEIYRDGLLINTQAVPAGLQTLDTRPLPGGIYEVEVRLIEDGQITSSTQELIYKPNNWRNHDERWRYNLFAGRESKVLSNWDEQDDGDMTAGAAFNFLLHPRVILGLSGRQVRDTLQYGTSVDWAIANNANLFANVYQTEDYGTGLDVQGLWSYGSGSIVASHNRSWLDTTRLYDTLPDGTRVRQRNVFVGQTSNSSLSVNHRLDSKNSLNARVSHSEGNTEGTGVDLGWTQRTRLFGSDANWRLSLFDRPGSFSSGDDRNRGVDLSLTLALGGPGEQISGSIGTRTDRDGGRDNNASVTYRKDLQDHLLQSVSATAITDTYGLGLSAMATMSSDVVNGDGFIQRSSYNNDLTGGLNLDSTVAVGGQKMVMTSQYHRNGAGMIIDVESDIEGIALRADDLSGGSAVLRPGRNFVPITAYKSSSVSFDFEGVHVPAATIQPARSSYHLNKGGVEYRQVRVMKTLTVLGRLIDPQGNPLKGHHIINHASRGVSEVDGFFSMEMNAGSPTLEVRHGNQLLCQFRLDPSLGKTENNVLMIGDLRCTPDSLADATFRTGTAG, encoded by the coding sequence ATGTTCCCGATGACGCCCATCGCGACGGCGCTTGCCCTATGTTTTTGTGCAAACGCCCTGGCTGCGCCCATGAATAACGGCCAGACACCTCGAAGTTTGCTGGCGCAGGCCAAGGGCTTGCCAAGTGAGTTTGAAGAGCACTTCTTTGATGTGCCGCTGGCCGTTCGTGTGGAACTTGATCAACAGTTACTCGGTGAGGCGATGGTGGTGTTAACCCGCGACGATCGCATCACCCTCGTTGACTTCACTGATGTCAGCGACAGCGCCATCAAGGCCAGTGAGCGCGACACCTGGTCGAGCTATCTGAAGCAAGGCGTAGCGCTGGGCGGTTGTCAGGCCAGGTGCCCGGAACAACTCCTGGCCGTGCACTACAGCCTGGAAAACTCGCTGGTTTCGATCCTGACCGAAAACGCTGAGCGTGACGGCCAGGCGCAGCGTTACTACGCACTCCCCGAAGGCGGCAGTACCGGGTTGATCGTGCGCAATCAACTGAACCTCAACGGTGGCCAGAACCAGGATCTGGGTGGACGCTATGGTCTTGAGGCCAGCAGCAGCCTGGGCAACTGGACTCAAGCGGTGAACGTTCAGTTGTCTCGACTGGGTGGCGTTGATAATCAGCTCTATCACTCGGTCAATGAGCTTTTTACCCAGCGCGAACTGGAGGGCAACTTCCTGCGCCTGGGCCTTTTCACGCCTTCATCCGAAGGGCTGACCCGACAACCGCGTACCTTTGGCGCCAGCCCCGACACGGCGGTGGGCGTCATGTATGGCAGCTCCGACAGCCTGGCGATCAACAACCCGAAACCGGCGGTCTATCCGGTCTACGTCACCGCCAATCGCCAGGGCTCGGTGGAAATCTACCGCGACGGCTTGTTGATCAACACGCAAGCCGTACCGGCCGGATTGCAGACCCTCGATACCCGACCGCTACCGGGCGGCATTTATGAAGTGGAAGTGCGCCTGATCGAGGACGGCCAGATCACCTCCAGTACCCAGGAGCTGATCTACAAACCCAACAATTGGCGCAATCACGACGAGCGCTGGCGCTACAACCTGTTTGCCGGCCGTGAGTCCAAAGTGCTCAGTAACTGGGACGAGCAGGACGATGGCGACATGACCGCCGGCGCGGCCTTCAACTTTCTGCTGCACCCGCGGGTGATCCTGGGGCTGAGCGGGCGACAGGTGCGCGACACGTTGCAATACGGCACGTCGGTCGATTGGGCGATCGCCAACAATGCCAATCTCTTTGCCAACGTGTACCAGACCGAAGACTACGGCACCGGCCTCGATGTGCAGGGGCTCTGGTCCTATGGCAGCGGCAGCATCGTCGCCAGCCACAACCGCAGCTGGCTCGACACCACTCGACTCTACGACACCTTGCCCGATGGTACGCGGGTGCGGCAGCGCAACGTGTTTGTCGGCCAGACCAGCAACTCGTCGCTGTCGGTGAATCATCGGCTCGACAGTAAAAATTCGCTCAACGCCCGGGTCTCCCACAGTGAAGGCAACACCGAAGGCACCGGCGTGGACCTCGGCTGGACCCAGCGCACGCGCCTGTTCGGCAGCGATGCCAACTGGCGGTTATCACTGTTCGATCGGCCGGGCAGTTTCAGTTCGGGTGACGATAGAAATCGTGGTGTCGACTTGAGCCTTACCCTGGCCTTGGGCGGGCCGGGTGAGCAGATCTCCGGCAGTATCGGAACGCGCACCGACCGCGATGGCGGTCGGGACAACAATGCCTCGGTCACCTATCGCAAGGACTTGCAGGATCACCTGCTGCAGAGCGTTTCGGCGACGGCCATCACCGATACCTACGGCCTCGGTTTGAGCGCAATGGCGACGATGTCTTCGGACGTGGTCAACGGCGACGGTTTCATTCAGCGCTCGTCTTACAACAACGACCTCACCGGTGGCCTGAACCTGGACAGCACCGTGGCCGTTGGTGGACAAAAAATGGTCATGACCAGCCAGTACCACCGCAATGGCGCCGGCATGATCATCGACGTCGAATCCGATATCGAGGGCATCGCCCTGCGTGCCGACGACCTCAGTGGCGGCAGTGCGGTGCTGCGGCCGGGGCGTAATTTCGTGCCGATCACTGCCTACAAAAGCAGTTCGGTGAGCTTCGATTTCGAGGGCGTTCACGTGCCCGCCGCAACCATTCAGCCCGCACGTTCGAGCTATCACCTGAACAAGGGCGGCGTGGAGTATCGCCAGGTCCGCGTGATGAAAACCCTCACCGTACTCGGTCGCTTGATCGACCCTCAGGGCAACCCGCTCAAGGGCCACCACATCATCAACCACGCCAGTCGTGGCGTGAGTGAAGTGGACGGGTTTTTCTCCATGGAAATGAACGCGGGCTCACCGACCCTGGAAGTGCGCCACGGCAACCAGTTGCTGTGCCAGTTCCGCCTGGACCCGAGCCTTGGGAAAACAGAAAACAATGTGTTGATGATCGGCGATTTGCGCTGCACGCCGGACAGCCTCGCGGATGCGACATTCAGAACCGGGACGGCGGGTTAA
- a CDS encoding CS1 type fimbrial major subunit, protein MFKKFAIAIPMTFLALSTSLAFAAEEARTSINITADIPSKVFHAQPVDKDFGKDEKMQYVLGSGTLTEVAGMFDVQHTNGAVGAYVEGGPQALFNGNPAQNIPLTYTFNGVTLTGASQEVVGDTESNGGMRAELRIAAAKPGAAQVGLYTANPVVVFDAIPRISQ, encoded by the coding sequence ATGTTCAAGAAGTTTGCAATCGCCATCCCGATGACCTTCCTGGCACTGAGCACTTCGTTGGCGTTCGCCGCGGAAGAAGCGCGCACCTCGATCAATATCACCGCCGATATTCCGAGCAAGGTGTTCCATGCCCAGCCAGTGGACAAGGATTTTGGTAAAGACGAAAAAATGCAGTATGTGCTGGGCAGCGGTACCTTGACCGAAGTGGCCGGCATGTTCGACGTCCAGCACACCAACGGCGCGGTAGGTGCTTACGTCGAAGGCGGCCCGCAAGCGTTGTTCAATGGCAATCCGGCGCAAAACATCCCACTGACCTACACCTTCAACGGCGTAACACTGACCGGCGCTTCTCAGGAAGTGGTGGGTGACACCGAGTCCAATGGCGGGATGCGTGCGGAGTTGCGTATTGCTGCGGCCAAGCCGGGTGCTGCTCAAGTCGGCCTGTACACCGCCAATCCAGTGGTGGTCTTCGACGCCATTCCTCGCATCAGCCAGTAA
- a CDS encoding siderophore-interacting protein, whose translation MTEVIAQSIHRVMHEIKRRRLEVLRVVDLTPRMRRITLGGPELKGFISLGSDDHVKLLFPQNAAEQAALETLVLGAGKDSGPMPAMRDYTPRRYDLDALELDIDFVLHGDGPASTWAEQARPGQFLHIGGPRGSMIVPDMFDSYLLIGDETAIPAIARRLEGLAANRRALVIIEVENGAEQQRLESPAQVDVIWVLREGGRNNLLTTVKQLQMPGGNLYAWVATETKVSRQIRRVLLDEHGLNDQFVKAVGYWRLDDSDEE comes from the coding sequence ATGACTGAAGTGATTGCGCAATCCATTCACCGCGTCATGCATGAAATCAAACGTCGTCGCCTGGAAGTCTTGCGCGTGGTCGACCTGACCCCGCGTATGCGCCGGATCACGCTGGGCGGCCCTGAACTGAAAGGCTTTATCAGCCTCGGCAGCGACGACCACGTCAAACTGCTGTTTCCGCAAAACGCAGCAGAACAGGCAGCGCTGGAAACCCTGGTGCTCGGCGCCGGCAAAGACAGCGGCCCGATGCCGGCGATGCGTGACTACACGCCGCGTCGCTACGACCTTGATGCGCTGGAGCTGGACATCGACTTCGTGTTGCACGGCGATGGCCCTGCCTCGACCTGGGCCGAGCAGGCCAGGCCGGGACAGTTCCTGCACATCGGCGGGCCACGGGGTTCGATGATCGTGCCGGACATGTTCGACAGCTATCTGTTGATCGGCGACGAGACGGCGATCCCCGCCATCGCTCGACGCCTGGAAGGTCTGGCAGCCAATCGCCGGGCGCTGGTGATCATCGAAGTGGAAAACGGCGCGGAGCAACAGCGACTGGAAAGCCCGGCGCAGGTCGATGTGATTTGGGTTTTGCGCGAGGGTGGCCGTAACAACCTGCTGACCACGGTGAAGCAGTTGCAGATGCCCGGCGGCAATTTGTACGCCTGGGTGGCGACCGAGACCAAGGTGTCGCGGCAGATTCGCCGGGTGCTGCTGGATGAGCATGGGCTGAACGATCAGTTCGTCAAAGCCGTGGGTTATTGGCGGCTGGATGACAGCGACGAGGAATAA
- a CDS encoding PadR family transcriptional regulator, protein MRDHHSPHREHGDGRDGFEKRPGRERGGRGPRVFAPGDLKLLLLALIAEQPCHGYDLIRQIEGMFDGAYSPSPGVIYPTLTFLEESEMIQGDAEGGKKRYSVTDTGRLSLSDQAIALDGVRMRIDVSKRSLRGHDRPAEIHEAVHNLRHALQLHHGRWSAEEIIRVAALLNDTAKAIVDGPLAQPVQEKAE, encoded by the coding sequence ATGAGAGACCATCATTCCCCCCACCGCGAACACGGTGACGGCCGCGACGGCTTCGAGAAACGCCCCGGTCGCGAACGCGGCGGTCGCGGCCCCCGGGTGTTCGCCCCCGGCGATCTGAAATTACTGCTGCTGGCGCTCATCGCCGAACAGCCCTGCCATGGCTACGACTTGATCCGCCAGATCGAAGGCATGTTCGACGGGGCGTACAGCCCGAGCCCCGGCGTGATTTACCCGACCCTGACCTTTCTGGAAGAAAGCGAAATGATTCAGGGTGACGCCGAAGGTGGGAAAAAGCGCTATAGCGTTACGGACACCGGGCGCCTGTCATTGAGCGATCAAGCGATTGCCCTGGACGGCGTGCGGATGCGCATCGATGTCAGCAAACGCTCCTTGCGCGGCCATGATCGTCCGGCCGAGATCCACGAAGCGGTGCACAACTTGCGTCATGCGCTGCAGCTGCACCATGGCCGCTGGAGCGCGGAAGAAATCATCCGGGTCGCCGCGCTGCTCAACGACACCGCCAAGGCCATCGTCGATGGCCCGCTCGCACAACCCGTTCAGGAGAAAGCCGAATGA
- a CDS encoding CS1 type fimbrial major subunit codes for MFKKLSRALVATAFAWASLSVFAAREVHVFDVFVTIPTQAFYVIPADPGWIHREQQLPWNLTASTLGGLRKYFDVKNEAGSIEARLEGRAYLSNGTNAHDIALQVLFNGRLLNELENLEVVSLSEAATGQRVLLEVVPMPPADGVYKPGNYFGSINLIFNAVLPGA; via the coding sequence ATGTTCAAGAAACTTTCACGGGCGCTTGTCGCTACGGCGTTCGCGTGGGCCAGCCTGTCGGTGTTTGCTGCTCGGGAAGTCCATGTGTTCGATGTATTCGTAACGATCCCGACGCAGGCGTTTTATGTCATTCCCGCTGACCCCGGCTGGATCCACCGCGAACAACAACTGCCCTGGAACCTGACAGCATCGACCTTGGGTGGCTTGCGAAAATATTTTGATGTGAAGAATGAAGCCGGCTCTATCGAGGCGCGACTTGAAGGCAGGGCGTATTTGTCCAACGGGACGAATGCCCACGACATTGCCTTGCAGGTGTTATTCAACGGCCGGTTATTGAACGAGCTGGAAAACCTGGAAGTGGTTTCTTTGAGCGAAGCGGCGACGGGGCAACGCGTGTTGTTGGAAGTTGTTCCCATGCCACCTGCCGACGGTGTTTACAAACCCGGCAACTATTTTGGCAGCATTAATTTGATCTTCAATGCGGTATTGCCGGGGGCTTGA
- a CDS encoding molecular chaperone: MKRLLATVGFCLLAQVAHAAPSINIGTVYDYLDGDKSTYLKRVFNGGDSTAFVKVNILEILYNADGTSQEVPLKTHADGNSRDGLMASPARLIVPANGMQGTRLLFMGERDKERYFRVRFVPVVPEKEDEFALSGEEREDYKKELSAGVTVLAGYGAVFFVRPKDARFDSAIEHDAGTYRIRNNGNTVVVIDEFRDCSIKNEQDCQPTTKHHILAGRTFTFEKQAGRQYHFTLVEGEKSKKLDVKG, encoded by the coding sequence ATGAAACGTCTGTTGGCAACTGTTGGTTTTTGTCTGCTCGCCCAGGTGGCCCACGCCGCTCCAAGCATCAATATCGGCACCGTATATGACTATCTGGACGGGGACAAAAGTACCTACTTGAAACGCGTGTTCAATGGCGGCGACAGCACCGCGTTCGTCAAGGTCAACATCCTCGAGATTCTTTACAACGCCGATGGCACATCGCAGGAAGTGCCGCTCAAGACCCACGCCGACGGCAATTCCCGCGATGGCCTGATGGCCAGCCCGGCGCGGTTGATCGTGCCGGCCAATGGCATGCAGGGCACGCGTCTTTTGTTCATGGGCGAGCGTGACAAAGAGCGCTATTTCCGCGTGCGCTTCGTGCCCGTGGTGCCAGAGAAAGAGGACGAATTCGCCCTCTCCGGTGAAGAGCGCGAAGACTACAAAAAAGAGTTGTCTGCCGGGGTCACCGTGTTGGCCGGTTATGGCGCGGTGTTTTTTGTCCGGCCCAAAGACGCGCGTTTCGACAGTGCAATCGAGCATGACGCGGGCACCTATCGGATCCGCAACAACGGCAACACCGTGGTGGTGATCGATGAGTTTCGCGACTGCTCGATCAAGAACGAACAAGACTGCCAACCCACCACCAAACACCACATTCTCGCGGGCCGAACGTTCACCTTCGAGAAACAGGCGGGTCGTCAGTACCACTTCACGCTGGTGGAAGGCGAGAAAAGCAAAAAACTTGATGTGAAGGGATAA